The window TCTCGGGGGAGGATCGCTCGACGGGCGATCCTCCCTCTCCTTTAGACGGGGGTCAATTCCAACAGGAGGAATAACATGACCACACTGTACGTCGGCAACCTGAGCTGGGGCACCACAGAGCAGGATCTGCGGGCCGCGTTCACCGCCATCGCAGAGGTCCTGGGATGCCGGGTGGTGCTCGACCGCGAAACCGGTCGCTCGCGCGGCTTCGGCTTCGTGGAAGTCAGCGACAGAGAGCAGGCCGCGCGGGCAATCTCGGCACTCGACGGTGCCGAGCTGGACGGCAGGCGCATCGTGGTGAACGAAGCCCGGGCCCCGCGGGAGCGCGAGGGAGAAAACCGGTCGCGCAGGTACTGAGGGCACCTGCGAACACGTCGGAGCCGTGGGGGCATAGACCGTCACAACTGAGGCCGGCTCGAGGGGCAGGCCGTGCCTGCGCGGGCGCGGCCTCACTCCGGCGTCGCGCAGCCGCGGCCCTCACACCGGGCACCGCCCAAACCAGCGTGGCCCGGAGGTCCTGCCGTGCTCACTCCCGCAGCGGATGCAACTGGAATTTACTGAGCCCGTGTGCTGACCTGCCCCGCAATCCTGCACGGGAGGTCAGCAGCCACCAAGTGAGGGAAACTGCAGATGGCCTCAATGCACTCCAGGAAGGTATCCACCGCCCTGGGATCAAACTGGGTGCCGCGTCCCTGAATGAGGCGCTCGCAGGCCACGTCCCACGCAAACGCCGGCCGGTAGGGCCGGTCCGAAGTCATGGCGTCGAAGGCATCCGCCACTGCCAGGATGCGCGCTTCCAGGGGAATCTGCTCCCCCGCCAGCCCGTCCGGGTAGCCGGTGCCATCGAACCTCTCGTGGTGGTGCCTGACGGCTGGGACCAGGGCGGCGAAGCTGCTGGCGGAACCCAGGATGGCGGCACCGACCACCGGATGCTGCTTGATGGCCTGCCGCTCTTCGGGTGTGAGAGGACCAGCCTTGCGGAGGACGCGGTCTTCCACGGCCAGCTTCCCGATATCGTGCAGGAGCCCGGCGTACCGCAAAGTCGCGAGCTGTTCCGGGGTCAACCCGAGCCCTTCGCCTATCATCACCGCGTACCGGGAAACCCGCACAGAATGCCCGCGTGTATACGGGTCGCGGGCCTCGACGGCAGCCACCAGTGCCCGAATGGCTTCCTGGTAAAACTCCTCCAGGCGGGCGAGGGCGTTCTTCTCCCGGGTGATGTCGGTGAACACGAATATACGCCCAACCCGCTCTTTGCCGTCCCAAACGGGGGCGTCGGAAACCCGGACCACCGTGGGGGGCTCGGTGAGTGCAGGTCGGGTGGTCCGCACCGCCTCCCGCAGGCACCCGGGGAAGCCGGTCCGGCACCAGGTCGGGATTCCTGCTGTGACCAGCCAGGAGTTCGGTCACCTCGGGCAGGCTCCGGCCCAGCAGGTACTTCTCGGTGGTTCCCAGCAACCTGGCAGCCACCCTGTTGAGGAGGGCAACCCGGTTCTGTTCGTCCACCACCAAGATACCGCTCTCTGCAGCGTCGAGCACCGCCGTAAGGTGGCGCGAAGTGTGCCGAGCGCTTTCCACCATGGCGTAGTACCGGTTGAAAATCCACCCCAGCAGGGACAGGAAGAAAGCACCCACCACCAGCCCCACCGGGCCGTGGTGGAGATACAGGACGGTGGTCAGGATCCCCAGCACCTGGACCACAAAATAGGCGTGATAGTCGCGTAGCACGGCCGCCTTCCAGGCAGCCACCTGCCGGCTCCTCTGTCCGACGGACCCCATGACCCCCAGGACGACCAGGTTGAAAACGAGGTACGCCCCCAGGGCAGCCAGGTAGGGAGCAACGGCTTCCAGCCCGCGGGAGCCCGGCGGGCCCATGCTGGCGTGGAAAGCAGCCGCAGCCACGAGCACACTCACCACATACTGTATGACAAGTACCGCATTCGTGCTCCCCACGGCCGCACCACCTGCCAGCAGGGCCCGCCACACCTGCACGCGCGCACCCCCCCGCGCGCCCCTCACCGCAGGAATTTCCTCACCACCTCGAGCAGCTCCCGCACCGCCTCGTCACCCTGGCCCTCCCGCAGGGCCTGGGCTACACAGCCCTTGACATGCCCCTCCAGCACCAGCACTCCCAGGTTGTCCAGCGCCGAGCGGGCAGCGGCAATCTGCACCAGGACGTCGACACAGTAGCGATCCTCTTCGATCATCCTGCCGATGCCGCGTACCTGCCCCTCAATGCGGCGGATGCGCTCCAGCAACTCCGACCGGTCTCGGGGCAGAACGGGGTGACGGTCACAATGTCCGGCGCTCATCACCCGACCTCCGCCTGGCCACCCTAGCAGCAGTGTCCGCAGCCGTGCCGCCGGTGCCCACCATGCCCGGGCTCACGCCCTGCTGCGCCACCGGCACGCGACACATAGCGTTCCGGGTTCCTGTCGAAGGCTTCCTTGCACGCCCTGCTGCAAAAATGAAACGTCTCTCCGCCGTACACCGAACTCCCGGCTGCCTGCGCGGGATCCACCTCCATCCCGCAAACCGGATCCTTCGCCATGACCATCCCTCCCGTGTTCTCCACCCAAGGTGACACCGTTGACACATCACCCGGCACCCCGGGGATTTCGCTTCCGCCTGCTTCGCTCCTGCTTCCTCCCCCGGCAGGCCGCCGCCTACGGAAGTAAGAGCTCACCAGGGGCATGGTGATCACCATGGACAACAGAAACACCCAGGCGGCCCCGCCGTACCGAGCCACCGGCGGGTACCGCCCCGCCCCTCCGGTGGCCAGGAAGAACACCGCGGCCGCCGCCACGGAGATGGCCGTGTACCAGAACGCGCTGGCCCTCTCCGAAGACACCACTTGCACCCCCTTCCTTCAACTAACTTGCCCAAACACGCGGGCGGAACCGGCCCAGGAACAGGGTGTTTACCGTCACCGACAGCGAACTGGTGGCCATGAAGAAAGCAGCCAGCTCCGGACTCACCACCAGGCGCAGCGCCGGATAGAGGACCCCGGCCGCTACGGGGACACCCAGCGTGTTGTAAACGAAAGCCCAGAACAGGTTTTGCTTCACCTTGCGCATGGTGGCACGGGCCACCTCTATGGCGGCCACCACTCCGCGCAGGTCATCGCGCATGAGGACCACGTGGCCGGCCTCCTTGGCCACATCGGTGCCACTGCCGATGGCTATCCCTACGTCAGCCTGCACCAGGGCGGGGGCGTCGTTGATCCCGTCCCCTACCATCGCTACCCTCTTCCCCTGCTCCTGCAGCCGGCGCACCTCCGCGGCCTTGTCCTGGGGCAGCACCTCGGCCACCACCCGCGCAATACCCACCTGCCGTGCCACCGCCAGGCCGGTGCGCCGGTTGTCACCCGTCAACAT of the Bacillota bacterium genome contains:
- a CDS encoding metal-sensitive transcriptional regulator; this translates as MSAGHCDRHPVLPRDRSELLERIRRIEGQVRGIGRMIEEDRYCVDVLVQIAAARSALDNLGVLVLEGHVKGCVAQALREGQGDEAVRELLEVVRKFLR
- a CDS encoding RNA-binding protein, whose amino-acid sequence is MTTLYVGNLSWGTTEQDLRAAFTAIAEVLGCRVVLDRETGRSRGFGFVEVSDREQAARAISALDGAELDGRRIVVNEARAPREREGENRSRRY
- a CDS encoding YHS domain-containing protein — translated: MSSERASAFWYTAISVAAAAVFFLATGGAGRYPPVARYGGAAWVFLLSMVITMPLVSSYFRRRRPAGGGSRSEAGGSEIPGVPGDVSTVSPWVENTGGMVMAKDPVCGMEVDPAQAAGSSVYGGETFHFCSRACKEAFDRNPERYVSRAGGAAGREPGHGGHRRHGCGHCC
- a CDS encoding HD-GYP domain-containing protein; the encoded protein is MRTTRPALTEPPTVVRVSDAPVWDGKERVGRIFVFTDITREKNALARLEEFYQEAIRALVAAVEARDPYTRGHSVRVSRYAVMIGEGLGLTPEQLATLRYAGLLHDIGKLAVEDRVLRKAGPLTPEERQAIKQHPVVGAAILGSASSFAALVPAVRHHHERFDGTGYPDGLAGEQIPLEARILAVADAFDAMTSDRPYRPAFAWDVACERLIQGRGTQFDPRAVDTFLECIEAICSFPHLVAADLPCRIAGQVSTRAQ